In Desulfosediminicola ganghwensis, a single window of DNA contains:
- the ettA gene encoding energy-dependent translational throttle protein EttA — MSTDDKKIIYSMIKVSKYYDNKPVIKDISLSYFYGAKIGVLGLNGSGKSTLLRILAGVDTEFNGKTVLSPGLTVGYLEQEPDLDPESTVRAIVEEGAQETVDLLQEFNEINEKFAEPMTDDEMQNLIDRQAQVQEKLDHLSAWDLDSRLDMAMDALRCPPPESKCGVLSGGEKRRVALCRILLQKPDILLLDEPTNHLDAQSVGWLEQHLQEYEGTVIAVTHDRYFLDNVAGWILELDRGVGIPWKGNYSSWLEQKEKRLAMEEKKESNRRKTLQRELEWIKMSPKGRRSKSKARISSYEKLMGQESEKLERDLEIFIPPGPRLGKVVIDAEGVQKRYGDRILVDNMTFNLPPGGIVGVIGPNGAGKTTLFRMITEQETPDAGSIRKGDTVKLSYVDQSRDSLDPEATIWETISDGQDTVWLGTREVNSRAYVGKFNFSGSDQQKKVGLLSGGQRNRVHLARMLKEGGNVLLLDEPTNDLDVNTLRALEEALENFGGCAVIISHDRWFLDRLATHILAFEGNSEVVWFEGNYSDYEKDRKARLGAEADQPHRIKYRQLTR; from the coding sequence ATGAGCACAGACGATAAGAAGATCATTTATTCAATGATCAAAGTATCGAAGTATTACGATAACAAACCAGTCATAAAGGATATATCTCTCTCCTATTTCTATGGCGCCAAAATTGGCGTACTCGGTCTGAACGGCTCCGGTAAAAGTACCCTGCTGAGAATTCTTGCCGGGGTGGACACAGAGTTCAACGGTAAAACAGTTCTTTCTCCCGGGTTGACTGTCGGCTACCTTGAACAGGAGCCTGATCTCGATCCGGAGAGTACTGTTCGCGCAATCGTTGAAGAAGGTGCCCAGGAGACTGTCGATCTGCTCCAGGAATTTAATGAGATCAACGAAAAATTCGCCGAGCCCATGACCGATGACGAAATGCAGAACCTCATCGACCGTCAGGCACAGGTACAGGAAAAACTCGATCACCTCTCAGCCTGGGATCTCGATAGTCGACTTGATATGGCCATGGATGCCCTGCGCTGCCCTCCCCCCGAATCTAAGTGTGGCGTGCTCTCCGGTGGTGAAAAACGTCGTGTTGCTCTCTGCCGTATTCTATTACAAAAGCCAGATATTCTGCTTCTCGATGAGCCCACAAACCATCTCGACGCACAATCAGTAGGTTGGCTTGAACAACATCTTCAGGAATACGAAGGAACAGTTATTGCTGTAACCCATGATCGCTATTTTCTCGACAATGTCGCAGGCTGGATTCTCGAGCTGGATCGAGGGGTAGGAATTCCCTGGAAGGGCAATTACTCCTCTTGGCTGGAGCAGAAAGAGAAACGTCTTGCCATGGAAGAAAAGAAGGAGAGCAACCGCCGCAAAACGCTCCAGCGCGAACTTGAGTGGATCAAGATGTCTCCCAAGGGACGACGTTCGAAATCCAAGGCACGTATCAGCTCTTACGAGAAACTGATGGGCCAGGAGAGTGAAAAGCTCGAAAGAGATCTCGAAATATTTATTCCACCAGGACCACGCCTCGGTAAGGTTGTTATTGATGCTGAAGGCGTGCAGAAAAGATATGGCGACCGAATTCTGGTCGACAATATGACCTTCAATCTTCCTCCCGGTGGAATTGTAGGTGTTATCGGTCCCAACGGTGCTGGTAAAACCACCCTGTTCAGGATGATTACCGAACAGGAAACACCGGATGCCGGTTCTATCAGAAAAGGTGACACCGTTAAGCTCTCATATGTAGATCAGTCCAGGGACTCCCTTGATCCCGAAGCTACTATCTGGGAAACCATCTCTGATGGTCAGGATACCGTCTGGCTTGGCACTCGCGAAGTAAACAGCCGAGCGTACGTCGGAAAATTCAACTTCTCAGGATCTGATCAACAAAAGAAAGTCGGCTTACTGTCAGGTGGTCAGCGTAACCGTGTTCACCTTGCCCGGATGCTTAAAGAAGGCGGCAACGTATTACTGCTTGATGAGCCGACCAACGACCTTGATGTCAACACCTTACGAGCCTTGGAAGAGGCGTTAGAAAATTTCGGCGGCTGCGCGGTTATCATCAGCCATGATCGTTGGTTTCTCGATAGACTTGCAACCCATATTCTCGCATTTGAGGGTAATTCAGAAGTGGTATGGTTTGAAGGAAACTACTCAGACTATGAGAAAGACAGAAAAGCAAGACTTGGGGCAGAAGCTGACCAGCCCCACCGCATAAAATACAGGCAGCTGACAAGATAG
- a CDS encoding L-threonylcarbamoyladenylate synthase, which produces MNHSNKQSVISPSNDDIRRAVEAIRMGGVVAVPTETYYGLAVNPDNDQAIERLYLVKQRPKNKPILLLVSNVQQVAKYAQTIPKQYESLIEHYWPGPLTLVFPARPSVSHLLTGGTGTIGIRLTPNRTVCRIIDLFKNPITATSANPSRHEPARSAKQVHEAFGDKLAYVVDGGPADEGLGSTVVNVIDGILCIERVGRIRLPGLPLRSTLR; this is translated from the coding sequence TTGAATCACTCTAATAAACAGTCTGTTATCAGCCCGTCGAATGATGACATTCGGCGGGCTGTTGAAGCCATAAGGATGGGAGGCGTGGTAGCCGTCCCAACTGAAACCTATTATGGACTTGCCGTTAATCCGGATAACGATCAGGCCATAGAACGTCTCTACCTGGTAAAACAGAGACCGAAAAATAAACCTATCCTGCTGCTTGTCTCAAATGTTCAACAGGTGGCGAAGTATGCTCAGACTATTCCCAAGCAATACGAAAGTCTGATAGAACACTACTGGCCTGGACCACTAACTCTTGTTTTTCCTGCCAGGCCGAGCGTCTCTCATCTTCTTACAGGCGGTACCGGAACCATCGGTATCAGGCTGACTCCCAATAGAACAGTTTGCCGCATAATAGATCTGTTCAAAAACCCCATCACTGCTACCAGTGCGAATCCATCAAGGCATGAGCCGGCACGGTCTGCCAAACAGGTTCATGAGGCGTTCGGTGACAAGCTTGCGTACGTCGTAGACGGGGGGCCGGCTGATGAAGGCCTGGGGTCTACAGTAGTCAATGTGATTGATGGTATCTTGTGCATTGAGAGAGTTGGGCGAATTCGGTTGCCGGGTCTGCCATTGAGATCCACATTACGATAA
- a CDS encoding molybdopterin-containing oxidoreductase family protein: MAFNLTRRRFLQSASLAAASIPLSKVVSAETGFVQSPLEPKGSLKEETATGGICEMCFWRCQLIGKKRDGRLIKLEGNPKSIDNGTSICARGNAGIKLLYDPDRLKYPLKNVGERGKPVWKRISWEEALAECSSKLKGVVDKYGPQGIAVFPHGSTAKYPMHFFERTVGTHNVSEASFFQCRGIRDTAYWATIGKAPGENVDMPNSKAIMLLGSHIGENVHVSHVKSFIKGLQNGSKLIVVDPRYSAAAAKSDVWVKIKPGTDTAFLLAIMNYLVKTEKYNVDFIDEWADGFDEFAEGIADWTFERAAKECNIPVEQIKEVADILAENAPNVSIHPGRHVSWYGNDFQRQRSLACLTALLGAYYVEGGWVPGIKPKVGKVSWAKHDHGNEHNLNYNEDEELRHPFTPPGTPTELIRDAALTGKPYPIKGCVIWGQNPIQTIPGQEKMKDVLRQMDFVMCVDVMPTDATMWADILLPEASYLERFDLVKTGTQWDFSEKHQQYITARMPLVEPMFERKDNVFITNAIAKGMGHEEEIPVKTVEEMVEKNLAVAGLSIAQLKKEDGIHLRDGKDPYGIPEDFEVLLYNEDIEDAGFPGVPTYMPVEPPPAGFARLLYGRVPVHTFNRTQNNAWLNFAMPENPVWINDETANKLGLKDGDTVGLVNSEGFKSHTTTTVKVTPGIRKDSVYMAHGYGSANPLLSVAVNAGVDDTSLMTKIAIDPETGAHGMRNNFVKLIKDGKVLDIPA; this comes from the coding sequence ATGGCATTCAACTTGACGAGGCGTAGATTTTTACAATCTGCCTCTCTGGCAGCTGCTTCCATACCGCTTTCAAAAGTTGTTTCCGCAGAGACCGGGTTTGTTCAATCCCCACTTGAACCGAAAGGCTCCCTCAAGGAAGAAACCGCAACGGGTGGTATCTGTGAAATGTGCTTCTGGAGATGCCAGCTCATAGGTAAAAAACGTGACGGCAGACTTATAAAGCTGGAAGGTAACCCGAAATCAATAGACAACGGCACTTCCATCTGCGCCAGGGGCAACGCTGGCATTAAGCTGCTTTACGATCCTGATAGATTGAAATACCCTCTGAAAAACGTGGGCGAAAGAGGCAAACCCGTCTGGAAACGAATCAGCTGGGAAGAAGCGCTTGCGGAGTGTTCAAGCAAATTGAAGGGTGTTGTCGATAAATACGGCCCCCAGGGGATTGCAGTCTTTCCCCATGGTTCGACCGCCAAATACCCGATGCATTTCTTTGAAAGAACCGTCGGAACGCACAATGTGAGTGAGGCCTCTTTCTTCCAGTGCCGAGGCATTCGTGATACAGCATACTGGGCGACAATCGGCAAAGCTCCAGGCGAAAACGTCGATATGCCGAATTCCAAAGCTATTATGCTGCTCGGCTCGCATATTGGTGAAAATGTTCATGTTTCGCATGTTAAGAGCTTTATTAAAGGTCTGCAAAACGGTTCCAAGCTCATTGTTGTTGATCCACGATATTCTGCAGCTGCGGCGAAATCCGATGTCTGGGTGAAAATCAAGCCTGGCACCGATACCGCTTTTCTGCTGGCGATTATGAACTATCTCGTTAAGACAGAAAAATATAACGTCGACTTCATTGATGAATGGGCAGATGGTTTTGATGAGTTTGCCGAAGGTATCGCTGACTGGACTTTTGAAAGAGCTGCCAAGGAGTGTAATATCCCTGTCGAGCAGATCAAAGAAGTAGCAGACATACTCGCAGAAAACGCTCCCAATGTTTCTATCCATCCTGGTCGCCACGTAAGCTGGTATGGAAACGACTTTCAGCGACAACGCTCACTCGCCTGCCTCACCGCACTTCTTGGCGCTTATTATGTAGAAGGCGGCTGGGTACCAGGTATCAAACCCAAGGTTGGTAAAGTAAGCTGGGCCAAGCATGATCATGGTAACGAGCACAACCTCAATTACAATGAAGACGAGGAACTTCGCCACCCATTTACACCTCCGGGAACACCTACTGAGTTGATTCGAGATGCGGCTCTGACTGGTAAACCGTATCCTATCAAAGGTTGTGTAATCTGGGGCCAGAACCCTATCCAGACCATCCCTGGCCAGGAAAAGATGAAAGATGTGCTCCGCCAGATGGATTTCGTCATGTGTGTTGACGTGATGCCAACAGACGCGACCATGTGGGCTGATATTCTTTTGCCTGAGGCAAGTTATCTCGAACGCTTTGATCTTGTGAAAACCGGTACACAGTGGGATTTCTCCGAAAAGCATCAACAATACATCACTGCCAGGATGCCATTGGTTGAACCAATGTTTGAACGCAAGGACAACGTGTTCATTACCAACGCCATCGCCAAAGGTATGGGTCATGAAGAAGAGATTCCAGTGAAAACCGTTGAAGAAATGGTTGAAAAGAATCTCGCTGTAGCGGGGCTCAGCATAGCACAGCTCAAGAAAGAAGATGGCATTCATCTTCGCGACGGCAAGGACCCATACGGCATCCCTGAAGACTTTGAGGTTCTGCTTTATAACGAAGATATCGAAGATGCAGGATTCCCTGGTGTGCCAACCTATATGCCTGTCGAACCACCACCAGCCGGCTTTGCCCGGCTACTCTATGGCCGTGTGCCTGTCCATACGTTCAACAGGACCCAGAACAACGCCTGGCTCAACTTTGCCATGCCGGAAAACCCTGTCTGGATTAATGATGAGACCGCGAACAAACTGGGCCTGAAAGATGGTGACACTGTCGGTCTGGTTAACAGTGAGGGATTCAAGTCCCACACCACTACTACGGTTAAGGTAACTCCCGGCATCAGAAAAGATTCAGTCTATATGGCCCATGGTTACGGTTCCGCCAATCCACTGCTGAGTGTTGCAGTGAATGCAGGTGTCGATGACACAAGTCTTATGACCAAGATTGCGATAGATCCAGAGACTGGTGCCCATGGTATGCGGAACAACTTTGTCAAGCTGATCAAAGACGGCAAAGTGCTGGACATTCCGGCATAG
- a CDS encoding 4Fe-4S dicluster domain-containing protein, whose product MQYGMIIDLERCVGCHACTIACKAEWEVPVEYGRNWVRRLGPSIVQGEMASTYYPGLCNHCTEPPCVEECPADYEEQTFTNPKTGETITLEVAATWKDPFDGTVQIDKSRCLGCGACADVCPYSARYINPDLVDDMSEDGKADKCTLCKPRVDAGSLPACVQTCITNARIFGDLDDPKSEVAKYIKKGAKGIEPVDGELGPNIKYYGCKKDVDLLFGTSTPELVDVGPIRRRAMLAALGSGAKKSLRNVGLLGIAGAFLASAASDGDASDK is encoded by the coding sequence ATGCAATACGGAATGATAATAGATCTCGAACGATGCGTTGGCTGTCATGCCTGCACTATTGCCTGCAAGGCAGAGTGGGAAGTTCCTGTCGAATACGGCAGAAACTGGGTACGGCGCCTGGGGCCTTCAATTGTTCAAGGCGAGATGGCGTCCACCTACTATCCCGGGTTGTGCAATCACTGCACTGAGCCACCCTGCGTAGAAGAATGTCCGGCAGATTACGAAGAGCAAACATTTACCAACCCGAAAACAGGTGAAACTATAACTCTTGAGGTTGCAGCCACCTGGAAAGATCCTTTTGACGGTACCGTACAGATAGACAAATCCCGCTGTCTGGGATGCGGAGCCTGTGCAGACGTATGTCCTTACAGCGCACGCTACATCAACCCTGATTTGGTTGACGACATGTCCGAGGACGGCAAGGCTGACAAGTGCACCCTCTGCAAGCCTCGGGTAGATGCCGGCTCACTGCCTGCCTGTGTGCAGACCTGTATTACTAACGCCCGAATTTTTGGCGATCTAGATGATCCCAAGTCAGAAGTTGCCAAGTATATTAAGAAGGGTGCAAAAGGAATCGAACCTGTTGATGGAGAGCTTGGCCCGAATATCAAATATTATGGCTGTAAAAAGGATGTTGACCTGCTCTTCGGCACCTCTACGCCTGAATTGGTAGACGTTGGGCCAATTCGACGCCGGGCAATGCTGGCAGCTCTTGGCAGTGGAGCAAAAAAATCCCTGCGCAATGTCGGACTGCTGGGTATCGCGGGTGCATTTCTTGCGTCGGCAGCCTCAGATGGGGATGCCAGCGACAAATAA
- the greA gene encoding transcription elongation factor GreA, which yields MVQRIPMSKAGNQRLRDELSRLEKVDRLEVVKSIEVAREHGDLKENAEYHAAKERQGHIEGRIMELKDKLSRAEVIDCSKVSTSRAVFGTVVSLLDLDTDEEVTYQLLGPEESDVKKGSISVLSPLGRSILGKEIGDEVLVNTPGGSREFEVMDIQSSDFS from the coding sequence ATGGTACAACGTATTCCAATGTCAAAAGCTGGTAACCAGCGTTTGAGAGATGAGCTGAGCAGGCTGGAAAAAGTAGATAGACTTGAGGTTGTAAAGTCTATTGAGGTTGCCAGGGAGCATGGAGATCTGAAGGAGAATGCTGAGTATCACGCAGCAAAAGAACGTCAGGGACACATCGAAGGCCGTATAATGGAACTCAAGGATAAACTCTCCCGGGCGGAAGTGATCGATTGCTCCAAAGTTTCAACTTCAAGAGCTGTTTTCGGTACAGTTGTGTCTCTGCTTGATCTCGATACTGACGAGGAAGTTACCTATCAGCTACTTGGCCCTGAAGAGTCAGATGTGAAAAAAGGGTCTATATCGGTACTCTCACCACTTGGCCGTTCCATTCTTGGTAAAGAGATTGGGGACGAGGTCTTGGTGAACACCCCTGGTGGGAGTAGAGAATTTGAGGTTATGGATATTCAGTCTTCAGATTTTTCCTGA
- the purD gene encoding phosphoribosylamine--glycine ligase, with the protein MKVLVIGSGGREHALAWKINQSSKVEKIFCAPGNAGIAEIAECVEIGATEVDKLLKFALDQKIDLTVVGPEAALVEGVVDSFEENGLRVFGPNKAASILEGSKVFTKEFLAKYNIPTAPFGVFTESDEAKAYIDKCGAPIVVKADGLAAGKGVIVAATVDEAKEAIDLIMQDRAFGSAGNTVVVEACLIGEEASFIAFTDGKTVLPLPTSQDHKAIYEGDKGPNTGGMGAYSPAPVVTQEISDYVMENVMIPTVKGLAAEGRPYKGMLYAGLMIDGDKVDVLEFNCRFGDPEAQPLLMRIQSDIVDVFEAAIDGTLHEIDLKVDPRPTVCVVLASGGYPGSYTKGYPITGLEEARQIPGVVVFHAGTAEASGKVVSNGGRVLGVTAIGDTLGDALDSCYRAVDCISWQESYFRRDIGAKAMKRTEGDAGVVVGILMGSDSDYPVMKAAGDLLKQFGIGFEMTVASAHRTPEKAATYAKTAKERGLKVIICGAGMAAHLAGVISSHTDLPVIGIPLDASPLNGMDALLATVQMPPGIPVATMGIGKAGAKNGAVFAAKMLALSDEAIAAKLVEFKENMVKEVEEKAKKLESL; encoded by the coding sequence ATGAAAGTACTTGTCATCGGTTCAGGTGGAAGAGAGCATGCACTGGCCTGGAAAATTAACCAGAGCAGCAAGGTTGAAAAGATCTTCTGTGCACCTGGTAATGCAGGTATTGCCGAAATCGCTGAATGTGTTGAGATAGGTGCTACTGAGGTTGATAAGCTGCTGAAATTCGCCTTGGACCAGAAAATTGACTTGACTGTTGTTGGTCCTGAAGCAGCATTGGTCGAGGGAGTTGTAGATAGTTTTGAAGAAAATGGGTTGAGGGTTTTTGGACCGAACAAAGCGGCTTCGATTCTGGAAGGAAGTAAAGTCTTTACCAAGGAGTTTCTGGCCAAATACAATATTCCGACAGCACCATTTGGTGTTTTTACCGAGAGTGATGAAGCAAAGGCTTACATCGACAAATGTGGAGCACCAATAGTTGTAAAAGCAGATGGACTTGCAGCAGGGAAGGGTGTTATCGTCGCTGCCACAGTGGATGAAGCGAAGGAGGCCATCGACCTTATTATGCAGGATCGAGCTTTTGGATCTGCGGGGAACACTGTTGTGGTTGAAGCATGTCTGATTGGTGAGGAAGCTTCCTTTATTGCCTTCACTGATGGGAAAACGGTGTTACCGTTGCCCACCTCTCAGGACCATAAAGCGATCTATGAAGGAGACAAGGGGCCAAATACTGGCGGCATGGGTGCCTATTCGCCAGCACCTGTGGTAACACAAGAGATAAGTGATTATGTAATGGAAAACGTCATGATCCCTACTGTAAAAGGTCTCGCTGCGGAAGGTCGTCCCTATAAGGGAATGCTGTATGCAGGCCTCATGATTGATGGCGACAAGGTCGATGTACTCGAATTTAACTGTCGTTTTGGTGATCCCGAAGCACAGCCGTTGCTCATGAGGATTCAGTCTGACATTGTCGATGTGTTTGAGGCTGCAATAGATGGTACATTACATGAGATTGATCTGAAAGTAGACCCAAGGCCTACTGTCTGTGTAGTACTGGCCTCTGGTGGATACCCGGGAAGCTATACTAAGGGTTATCCTATAACAGGCCTTGAAGAGGCCCGTCAAATACCGGGGGTGGTTGTCTTTCATGCCGGGACTGCAGAAGCATCCGGTAAAGTTGTTTCAAATGGAGGCAGGGTTCTTGGTGTTACGGCTATAGGTGACACGCTGGGAGATGCTCTTGACTCGTGTTACAGAGCAGTTGATTGTATCAGCTGGCAGGAAAGTTATTTTCGTAGAGATATTGGAGCAAAAGCAATGAAAAGAACAGAAGGTGATGCAGGAGTGGTTGTTGGAATTCTCATGGGGAGTGATTCCGATTATCCTGTGATGAAGGCTGCAGGAGATTTATTAAAACAGTTTGGTATCGGCTTTGAGATGACCGTGGCATCAGCACACAGAACTCCCGAAAAAGCTGCAACATACGCAAAAACTGCTAAAGAACGTGGTCTCAAAGTTATCATCTGTGGTGCCGGTATGGCTGCGCACCTGGCCGGTGTTATCTCATCTCATACAGATCTCCCTGTAATTGGAATACCATTGGATGCCTCTCCTTTAAATGGTATGGATGCTCTGTTGGCAACAGTTCAGATGCCTCCTGGAATCCCGGTTGCCACCATGGGGATCGGTAAAGCTGGTGCCAAAAACGGTGCTGTCTTTGCAGCGAAAATGCTCGCTTTGAGTGATGAGGCCATTGCAGCCAAGCTGGTTGAATTTAAGGAAAATATGGTCAAAGAAGTAGAAGAAAAGGCCAAAAAGCTTGAATCACTCTAA
- a CDS encoding M18 family aminopeptidase has protein sequence MKELTERYNSDLFQYLDASPTAFHAVEELASMLSARGFIELHETEPWKLLKGKRYFVTRENCSLISFILGNEDKPSDGFRIIGSHADSPGLQLKPKSMVINDPYLQLGVEIYGGPLLNTWFDRDLSLAGRVSCSDGQGNLVEHLINFQRPLLSIPSLAIHLDREANEGRAIDKQKALPPVFAQTLDVNIPEFNQIIMAQIQQQNPGSVAEKVLAFDLFCYDPQKATYLGINDEFIASGRLDNLLSCHVAATAMANCNGKHNNFFICTNHEENGSTSTTGAQGSFAQDILSRIIPEPESQQISIRNSFFISIDNAHASHPNFKETAEPDHCTVLNGGPAIKINANQRYATNSRSAAVFKLLAQKADIEVQEFVMPTGKPCGSTIGPMTAAKLGVQTIDIGVPTFAMHSIREMTGASDPYKLLRVIQTFVDSPHMQKSK, from the coding sequence ATGAAAGAACTAACAGAAAGGTATAATTCAGATCTTTTTCAATATCTGGACGCATCTCCCACAGCTTTTCATGCAGTCGAAGAATTAGCAAGTATGTTATCAGCCAGGGGCTTTATAGAGCTTCACGAAACTGAGCCCTGGAAGCTGCTGAAAGGCAAGAGGTATTTCGTAACCCGTGAAAATTGCTCGCTCATCAGCTTTATTTTGGGCAACGAAGATAAACCTTCTGATGGATTCCGCATTATAGGCAGCCACGCTGACAGCCCTGGCCTGCAATTAAAGCCGAAATCCATGGTAATCAATGACCCATACCTTCAACTTGGTGTAGAAATATACGGCGGTCCCCTGCTGAACACCTGGTTCGACAGAGATCTTTCCCTGGCCGGCAGAGTGAGTTGCTCTGACGGCCAGGGAAACCTGGTGGAACACCTGATAAATTTTCAACGTCCTCTGCTTTCAATTCCAAGTCTTGCCATTCACCTGGACAGGGAAGCCAACGAGGGACGCGCCATAGATAAACAGAAAGCTCTTCCTCCTGTATTTGCTCAAACCCTGGATGTCAATATTCCTGAGTTCAACCAGATTATCATGGCCCAGATACAGCAACAAAACCCTGGCTCTGTTGCTGAGAAGGTGCTTGCTTTCGACCTGTTTTGTTACGATCCACAGAAGGCAACCTACCTTGGAATCAATGATGAATTTATTGCCAGTGGCAGATTGGACAATCTCTTGAGCTGTCATGTTGCAGCAACAGCCATGGCGAATTGCAATGGAAAGCACAACAATTTCTTTATCTGCACAAACCATGAAGAAAACGGATCTACCTCTACAACAGGCGCTCAGGGTTCTTTTGCTCAAGATATATTGTCACGAATAATACCTGAGCCCGAAAGTCAGCAAATTTCCATTCGCAATTCGTTTTTTATTTCAATCGATAACGCCCACGCTTCTCATCCGAACTTCAAAGAGACTGCTGAACCTGATCATTGCACAGTGTTAAATGGCGGACCGGCAATAAAGATTAATGCCAACCAGCGTTATGCAACCAATAGCAGGTCTGCTGCCGTTTTTAAGTTATTGGCCCAAAAAGCAGATATTGAGGTGCAGGAGTTTGTAATGCCTACCGGTAAACCGTGCGGGAGTACCATTGGCCCAATGACTGCTGCCAAACTCGGAGTGCAGACTATTGATATTGGTGTCCCCACTTTCGCCATGCACTCCATTCGTGAGATGACAGGTGCCAGCGACCCGTACAAATTACTGCGAGTCATCCAAACCTTTGTTGACTCCCCTCATATGCAAAAGAGCAAATAA
- a CDS encoding TetR/AcrR family transcriptional regulator, with translation MKAVNKHARIITAATKVFAKKGFFNARISDIAKEAKVADGTIYLYFNNKYDILISVFEGEIGKLIAQAEKILAKENDPQKMLELFATNHLKAMKKNKNLAEVIQVELRQTNKTVKDYRNTTFTQYTDIIGHIIREGQKAGIFNDKIQPDLAKRAFFGALDEISRIWNISLETHYTVDETASQVLHLFLNGLLQPVRAENI, from the coding sequence ATGAAAGCAGTCAATAAACATGCAAGGATAATTACAGCGGCAACTAAAGTTTTTGCCAAAAAGGGCTTTTTCAACGCCAGAATATCCGATATTGCCAAAGAAGCCAAGGTTGCTGATGGTACTATATACCTCTACTTCAACAATAAATACGACATTCTTATTTCTGTTTTTGAGGGGGAAATAGGTAAGCTCATTGCCCAGGCTGAAAAAATTCTCGCCAAGGAAAATGATCCCCAAAAAATGTTGGAGCTCTTCGCCACCAATCACCTCAAGGCCATGAAAAAAAATAAAAACCTTGCTGAAGTGATACAGGTAGAACTCCGCCAGACAAACAAGACAGTAAAGGACTACCGCAACACAACCTTCACCCAATACACTGATATTATTGGTCACATCATCCGTGAAGGGCAGAAAGCAGGCATCTTCAATGATAAAATACAACCAGATCTTGCCAAAAGAGCATTTTTTGGTGCTCTGGATGAAATTTCAAGGATATGGAATATCTCACTTGAAACCCATTATACGGTAGATGAAACCGCTAGCCAGGTGCTTCACCTCTTTCTAAACGGTCTGTTACAGCCGGTTCGAGCTGAAAATATTTGA
- a CDS encoding TorD/DmsD family molecular chaperone: MTSTTTLRIATLYRFCAQSLQYPDTNWLNADYLQGLYSLLESLGADDELEQVQTAFETDPDILETLQIEHTRLFINGVPHVVAPPYGSVYVDKSLQGLHTEKTLNFYAECGYSLKHGSDLPDHIIHQLEFLSLLAENNDAEHESEFLQTIFLPWFSKFGARVKQETHHPFYSVIVQLIDYLTKEEDEHGIQLDEA, encoded by the coding sequence ATGACAAGCACAACGACTCTACGAATTGCTACACTTTACAGGTTTTGCGCGCAAAGCCTCCAATACCCTGACACAAACTGGCTTAACGCAGATTATTTGCAGGGATTGTATTCACTTCTCGAAAGTCTTGGAGCAGATGATGAACTTGAACAGGTCCAGACAGCTTTTGAGACTGATCCAGACATTCTTGAGACGCTACAAATTGAACACACAAGGTTATTCATAAACGGTGTTCCACACGTTGTAGCCCCACCTTATGGCTCGGTTTACGTGGATAAATCCCTGCAAGGATTACATACAGAAAAAACCCTCAATTTTTATGCAGAGTGCGGATACAGCCTGAAGCACGGGTCAGATCTGCCGGATCACATCATCCACCAACTTGAATTTCTGTCTCTGCTGGCGGAAAACAACGACGCAGAGCACGAATCAGAATTTTTGCAGACCATATTTCTTCCATGGTTCAGCAAGTTTGGCGCGAGAGTAAAGCAGGAGACTCACCACCCGTTTTATTCTGTAATTGTTCAACTCATTGATTATTTAACGAAGGAGGAAGACGAACATGGCATTCAACTTGACGAGGCGTAG
- a CDS encoding Hpt domain-containing protein: protein MNILGWNREFALEQTAGDIDLLQELLDLFKISFENDVAKMEAGINCGNALQVTNAAHSIKGAAATLGIEGVTMLAKQIEQDARSGRVELAKELLPKLQQMQQELKEL, encoded by the coding sequence ATGAATATACTGGGCTGGAACAGGGAATTTGCACTTGAGCAGACTGCCGGCGATATTGATTTGCTGCAGGAACTTTTAGATCTTTTTAAAATTAGCTTTGAGAATGACGTTGCTAAGATGGAGGCGGGTATCAACTGTGGCAATGCGCTTCAGGTAACAAATGCCGCACATTCCATCAAAGGGGCCGCAGCAACTCTGGGGATAGAAGGGGTTACCATGCTCGCTAAGCAAATTGAGCAAGATGCCAGATCCGGCAGGGTTGAGCTGGCAAAGGAACTCCTGCCAAAACTGCAACAGATGCAGCAGGAACTGAAGGAACTGTAA